The stretch of DNA AGATCTCCATGATCGCGCGGCCCGCTGCAAAGGCGAGCGGGGCGAAGCTGCAGAACAGCCGAGAGCCTGCAAGCGGAGCGGGGAACTGGCCTGACATGAGCACTCTTTCCTAGTTGGCAGCACTCCTCAATTCCAGATGAGTCCGATGCCGGTCAAGAAAGATCGACGCGCTTGGGTTGGCAGCCCCGGACACGCCGTGTATCAGGACAATTGTAATAACCTGAGTGATTCTGTTGCCTGGAGGGACATCGATGTCTGAAATGCCATTGCTGAGCGATCTCGATTTGGCATCTCTACTGTGCAGCCGCGTCTGTCACGACATCATCTCTCCCGTCGGTGCGATCACCAATGGCCTCGAGGTTCTCGACGACGAGGATGACGAGGCCATGAAGGAGATCGCGCTCGACCTTATCCGCCGCTCTGCGAAGACCGCGAGCGCCAAGCTCCAGTTCTGCCGCATGGCCTTCGGTGCATCGGGCTCGGCCGGTGCCTACCTCGATTTGACTGAGGCCGAACAGGTCGCGCGCGGCTTTATCGGCGATGAAAAGGTCAAGCTTCTCTGGGACACACCAAAGGAGACCCGTCCCAAATCAGAGGTGAAGCTGCTCTTGAACCTGCTGCTTATCGCCGTATCCGGCATACCCCGCGGTGGCGAGGTGACCATAAGGATGGCGGATGACCAGTTTTCGGCCACGGCGACAGGCGAGGGTGCCAAGCTTCCGGAGAAGCCAGCTTCGCTGCTGCAGGGAGAAGTTGCGGAAGCCGATATCGATCCGCGCCTGGTGCAGGTCTATTACGCGGCGCGCGTCGCCAGAGAACTCGGCTATGCGATCGACCTTAAGCTGGAGAATTCCGCTCTAACTGTGGTCGCGCATCGTGCGGGCGGCGAAGCATCACAAGCCGACCCTGAGCACGAAGACACGGCCCGCGAGGTTTAGCACTACGGGAAGGCGGT from Rhodoligotrophos sp. CJ14 encodes:
- the chpT gene encoding histidine phosphotransferase ChpT produces the protein MSEMPLLSDLDLASLLCSRVCHDIISPVGAITNGLEVLDDEDDEAMKEIALDLIRRSAKTASAKLQFCRMAFGASGSAGAYLDLTEAEQVARGFIGDEKVKLLWDTPKETRPKSEVKLLLNLLLIAVSGIPRGGEVTIRMADDQFSATATGEGAKLPEKPASLLQGEVAEADIDPRLVQVYYAARVARELGYAIDLKLENSALTVVAHRAGGEASQADPEHEDTAREV